One window of Streptococcus troglodytae genomic DNA carries:
- a CDS encoding efflux RND transporter periplasmic adaptor subunit: MPKRKEKMTRKKKGWIIGGSFAAVLIVLGLIWARLQQTSQTTSNNVGYQTVKVKEGTIASSTLLSGTVKSESEQYVYYDSNKGTNPKVMVSAGDQVTAGQQLVQYDNSTAQAAYDQAVRNLDKVNRQITNYKTYGTLPSQDSSYDSGSNAGNSSSNSGSGNSNSSNGGYNMNNTNSLGSASAAAITPVNSASSDQQLQDLYDAQANAQDDVNKAQKALDDTSVNSEVTGTVAEVNNDVDPSGKTSKALVHVTSEGKLQIQGTLTEYDLANIKVGQEVKIKSKVYDKKEWTGKISYISNYPNQDQGSQSQAADSSGSGSSSNSAAYDYRVDLTSDIGDLKQGFTVSVEVTNANKSLVIPNSALVTKDNKNYVWVYDKTNSKVLKKEVAVGNADAKSQEISSGLDKGQTIISNPDKNLKDGQKIDKPSSKASEKR, translated from the coding sequence ATGCCAAAAAGAAAAGAGAAAATGACCAGAAAGAAGAAGGGGTGGATTATTGGCGGTAGTTTTGCAGCTGTTTTGATAGTATTAGGCCTTATTTGGGCTAGATTGCAGCAAACAAGCCAAACAACATCAAATAATGTTGGTTATCAAACAGTTAAAGTCAAAGAAGGAACGATTGCCTCTTCAACTTTACTGTCAGGAACTGTTAAGTCTGAATCGGAACAGTATGTCTATTATGATAGTAACAAAGGAACCAATCCTAAGGTTATGGTGTCTGCAGGAGATCAAGTTACTGCTGGTCAACAATTGGTTCAGTATGATAATAGTACTGCGCAAGCAGCTTATGATCAAGCAGTCAGGAATCTAGATAAGGTTAACCGTCAGATTACAAATTATAAAACTTATGGTACGCTGCCATCACAAGATAGTTCTTATGACAGCGGATCCAACGCAGGAAATTCTAGCAGTAATTCTGGCAGTGGAAATAGCAATTCCTCTAATGGTGGCTATAATATGAATAATACGAATTCGCTAGGAAGTGCAAGTGCCGCTGCTATTACCCCAGTAAACTCTGCATCATCAGATCAGCAGCTGCAAGATTTGTATGATGCGCAAGCTAATGCACAAGATGACGTTAACAAGGCTCAAAAAGCTCTAGATGATACTTCGGTTAACAGTGAGGTGACAGGAACAGTTGCTGAAGTTAATAATGATGTTGACCCATCTGGTAAAACCAGCAAAGCTCTCGTTCATGTTACCAGTGAAGGTAAATTGCAAATCCAAGGTACCTTAACTGAATATGATTTGGCTAATATCAAAGTAGGCCAAGAAGTCAAAATTAAATCTAAGGTTTATGATAAGAAGGAGTGGACAGGAAAGATTTCTTACATTTCAAATTATCCCAACCAAGATCAAGGCAGTCAGTCTCAGGCAGCTGATTCATCTGGAAGCGGCTCTTCTTCAAATTCCGCTGCTTATGACTATAGAGTTGATTTGACAAGTGATATAGGAGACTTGAAACAAGGTTTTACGGTATCTGTAGAGGTGACCAATGCCAATAAGAGCTTGGTGATTCCTAATTCAGCACTGGTTACAAAAGACAATAAAAACTATGTCTGGGTTTATGATAAAACGAATTCTAAAGTTTTGAAAAAAGAGGTTGCTGTTGGAAATGCTGATGCTAAATCACAGGAAATTTCATCTGGTCTTGATAAAGGACAAACCATTATTTCTAATCCAGATAAGAATTTAAAAGACGGCCAGAAGATTGACAAACCTTCTAGTAAGGCTAGTGAAAAGAGGTGA
- a CDS encoding ABC transporter ATP-binding protein: MSDKKELIHLEGITKSYHNGNQELQVLKGIDLTVNEGDFLAIMGPSGSGKSTLMNIIGLLDRPSSGTYHLSQQAVENLSESKLARVRNQEIGFVFQQFFLLSKLDALQNVELPLIYAGVSPSQRKKTAKEFLDKVELAERMKHLPSELSGGQKQRVAIARALVNNPTIILADEPTGALDTKTGKQIMDLLTELNNEGKTIIMVTHEPEIADYAKRKIVIRDGEITEDSQQTAEIE, from the coding sequence GTGAGTGATAAGAAAGAACTCATTCATCTTGAAGGGATAACAAAAAGTTATCATAATGGCAATCAAGAACTGCAGGTCCTCAAAGGGATTGATTTAACAGTTAATGAAGGAGATTTTCTGGCTATTATGGGACCGTCTGGTTCGGGAAAGTCAACTTTAATGAATATTATTGGCCTTTTAGATCGCCCTAGTTCAGGAACTTACCATCTGTCTCAACAAGCCGTTGAAAACCTAAGTGAAAGTAAATTAGCGCGTGTTCGCAATCAGGAAATTGGTTTTGTTTTCCAGCAATTTTTCCTTCTTTCTAAATTAGATGCGCTGCAAAATGTGGAATTGCCGCTCATTTATGCAGGTGTCAGTCCTTCTCAGCGCAAAAAAACAGCCAAAGAGTTTTTAGATAAGGTAGAACTAGCTGAACGGATGAAGCATTTGCCTTCAGAGCTATCAGGCGGACAAAAGCAAAGAGTCGCTATTGCCCGTGCTTTGGTCAATAATCCAACCATTATTCTTGCTGATGAACCAACAGGTGCTCTTGATACTAAGACCGGTAAACAAATCATGGATTTACTGACCGAACTCAATAATGAAGGCAAAACGATTATTATGGTAACGCATGAACCTGAGATTGCTGACTATGCTAAAAGAAAAATTGTCATCCGTGATGGTGAGATTACAGAAGACAGTCAGCAAACAGCTGAAATAGAATAG